GCCCACCCCGATCTATTTCTGCACCCTTACCAAATATAAGACTGAGCCAATTCTAAGGCTTCCACATGGTGACAGTTTGAACACAGTTTGAAAGGAGGAGTCCAACTAGATGCAAGCAGAGGGAAGAGTGGTCAcatcataaaaatgaacaaaggaaAGCCCTGCACTGAGGGAGATTATGCCATGCACCAAGTTCATGCAAAAATATTAACTGTTGCAAAAACTAGAGAACACATGTATATTCCTTTAGAATGGATTGAAGACATTATTAACGCAATAGCATATTACTCAATACTAAGGAATGCAACTGcgcacatgcacagaaaaagtttttaacataaaaggctatatatatatatgaaatatatgaatatatatatatatataaatatatatatatttacttagAATGCTATGCACCCTTACTTGTCAACTGGGATTCTAGTTATGTTATGGATGTACTTTTAGCATCATACAGCTGTAGCTACCAAGAGACTGTTGAGTTCTGGGTAATGCCTGCGACCTGGGGATAAATAGGGGTCCTGTGGGTATTTTaacctgttttgtttgcttttttattgttatGGAGAGtcaaacataaatttaaaatatatatgtaaaagcCTTTTAATCCAATCAAATCCGAGGACATCTATTGACAATTTACTCTGTACACCAGctcaacatttacaaaattaataaagaaatcaaatgtCTTTGTGTATAGTGTGTATAATTTTGTGTGAGACACTTAAAATCCATGTGCACCCAACTACTGATGATCACACTGTACttttaaacaaaccaaatgttGTAAACATGCCAAACTGCCCCAGGCCTTGTCCTGTGCATATTGCTGAGCGCTCCTGCTTTCCATCAAAGTACCAAATGTTTAACATTATGGTCTCAAGCAGGGCTACTCTTTCAAACTCTGCAAAAGCATACATATGAGTACACCAGTGGCGATTGTCTacagaaaattgtaaaattattaatatattagtTTCCAGTATCCATTTAATAGAGGCAGCTCTATATTACCAGCAAGCATTTTTCCCATGATTACTAGAATTTAAGGCAATAATTAAACTGGTGACAGCTTCTGTAGCAAGGTCATAAGTTGAATTGATCCCTTAGCCTAACTTGTCCTCAATGAACTTCCAGATCATAGTTTTCAAGATGACATGGATCTGTTAAATATGCTTTTGCAAACAAGTTGTAATGTGAGCATTGAGCTAGGTACAGCCATTGCACAGGCATCATGTGCCAGTAGGGGGCAGAGAAAGGCCATTTTGTCCACGTCAGGAACATTTTCCCCCTGCAGActgtctgctgtctgtatgttgttttgtttgcatgtaGAGGGTGAGTGGAAGAGGAGGAACGTGTGCTCAGGCCCTTTTAACAAAGAACCTGGACACTCCGTGTGTGCGAGACTGCATGTTGTCATGTTAGATACAACCTTCCATCGTTTGCACTTATGAAAAagcagtatttatttttctttagcCGAAAGTAGCCATTCTGTTGAGCCAAAGCAATATCTGAAACAGGCACGGTGCGACtttgttgttttgacttttCTGCCTGTTTCATGTTATTTAGTTAGCTAGTTTTAGTTTACTCTAGTTGAGCGAAGATGTCCACTGACTGTCAGAAGACCACAGCCAAGGCCATCCCGTCGACCAGGAGGGTGACTGTCAACGACGCGGAGCACATGCCCCACGACTACTCCACTACTCCCGGAGGGACCCTGTTTAGCACGACCCCGGGTGGTACGTACTGTTGTAGTTCATCATATTTACTTGTATGTGCCGAAGAAATGCGCTGTTACATACGGTCACACGCGAGTTCTGCTCTTATCCACTAGACAACTGCATTGTCGGTGAGTGCGGGCACAACTCGGGCTAACTCCATGAGGTCGGTTCCCGTAAAACGCCACCGTGCAGACCCAGCTGCTAGCTCCGCCTCAGCTAGCTGCTAACGCTGGCTAGCAAGCGTTTTGgttgaaaagagaggaggagacgtAAAGAATTACTGACTCTGGAGCAATAAACTAATCGTGACCCAAGGGATGTGAGTGGTATACACTTGTATCGCTGCTTTCTCATTTTAAAGGGATGTGTTTTCGGTTTTGATTGTGGGTTTCATCAGCTGATCTTGGGACACCTAGCGACTCCTACTGTCCACTTCCGCGCCAACGACATCTAAAGCTGTGATTGGGTTCCTTCCAGTGTGAGCTCACTAAATTGTGTTTAACTTTTGCGCAGTCTCAGTTTTCGGGTGAGTTTTAAGTAGACATTTTATCTGTATgtaaacataataaacataaGGTGTAAACAGCAATGCCTCGGCATGTTTGTATTGCTATCATTAGCACATCTTTCATggattgtgtgtgcatgtgtttattcACAGCTGATGTACAAATCAGATGAGACCCAGCAAATTTTAATTATCCGTATAGATTCAGGAAACATTTCTATTAAACCTTTACCAGTGCCATTACTGGTAATACTTTAGATATTAACATGGTTTGATTTATGAGGGTAGATGCATCCTGCACAATATAAGGGTAGATGTTAAAAAATTCACTTTGTCTCTTTTGTACACTTCTTATTTGTCTATTAAGTGTGTCATAGTTagatttcataattttattcatCAGATTTTAGTGTATAGTGTAGACCTGCAGCGATTAGTCAATTAGTCActcatcagaaaaataatcaactatttttatttattttgataaatcgTTCAAgtcgtttttcaagcaaaaatgcccaaatcAATGCTGTTTTCACCTTGAACTCAAAGAAACTGGGATggatatttttcagtatttcctgACACTTAAAAGACATGAACAATTAATAAAGAACATAATCAGCAGATTACTTTCTCAATTAGTTACAGCTACAGTCTAATCTATACCAGCAAAGTATCGCTGAGaactgttgattaaaaaatggaCGGCACATAAAGTACGATGAACAAAGCACGTTTGAAGCATCTGCTGCCTCTATTTCTGATGTTCAGCCTTCACTTTTCCTGCCTTTTCACACAAAAGGTACCAGGATCATCTACGACCGAAAGTTCCTGCTGGGGTGTCGCAGCTCTCCGGTGGCAAAGACTCCTCCACGAGGTCTGCCCAACATTCCAGGGGTGACCACTCCTCCCTCCAAAGACACTAATGAGAAAGCCCATAATGGAGAAtttctgaacaacaacaacatcaccGCACCTGACACCAACAACACTGGTATATTGACACCCCAGACACACATCACAGGGTGGCATTTGGAGTGAAGGATTCAGTCCTAGattcaaatgtaaattcatATAGTGATATATCCATCCACATCATTTTCAGACGTCTCAGACGCAAAGagcagttaacatttttcatgtctttcaaggcaaaatgcagatttaagggttattatttttttatgtcgACTTGCAACAGCCTGTGCAGCTGCATCCATTTCATTTGTACTTGCCAACATtttcatggcttttttttttctttcgcaATTTTTGTGATGACATCCCCATTCTTGATCCCACTTACAAAGCTCTCCGTTGGCTCGGTTGCTTTTCCAAATGGGTAAACAACTGTTACTAAGCACAACAATGGGAATATTTTAATCTCTAAGAACTACGTGATATGGGCTGTGactcagaggtctggaaccagtCTAAACAGGCAGACGTGACAATTTGCatcatttttagaaaagaaCTAACTATCAGACTATCGTAAATTTTTTcgttttaaatgtattcataaatatttaaattgtttgcAAGCAAAGACATACATTCCTTATTCCTTTctttaaatatatgtatgtgtaattaTAGCATGAGTCTGTTAAAGATGAATCCTAATGCAGTGTGGAAGTTCGTGCTCTGTTtgtgaaatgtttctttctttttaaggtGAGGACGCGCAGTTTGAAATGGACATCTAGGTGGTGCTGGGATGAGTATTGAAATGTCAGACTTACCAATATGATGCTGTGAAGAAAGGTTCAGGGACACCTTCTCTTTTCCCATCTTCCATTCCATGAAGACAGAGGTTCGCCTTTAGTATCCACAGTGTCTGAGTGTCTTCAAGTCTGTCTTTGTCAATCTCGTTTGCTTGTTTTGCCTGGAACAAATCTGTAATGAAGCCTTTTCTGTCTGCCTCAAGGCTTAAACCTGATTTATGTGTGTCGAAGTGTGCCTTCCTGTAGTGGCAACAAGTTTGAGATCACCGCTGGGAAGTACTTAACAACAACAAAGCCTCATCCCTCACtactgagagaaaataatgaaaatgaagatcCAATTTTCTGAATTTATAAGCATTCCAGAAGGGTTTGTCACTTGATGTGCTTTTATTTCCACACATTTCCTGACACCTCTCTTCAGATATTGCCTTGAAATGTTCAGGTTACTGTATAATTTGATGTATGGTTGATCGTGCtcatcaaattttaaaaaattacttcaTCTGAAGTGTCATACAGAGAATGTAAAACAGAATTTTGCTGAGGAAATtttgaaacagatttttcacaTGGTTTGTAGGgtgacaaaaacattaaagcaaacaccattaaagcaaaaaattcTATTTGTCGTGTATTTTTTAGTGTGCATTCATTGTGTGCTACTAGTGAGGCTTGTGCTGCCAAGCCAGTGGATTGTAAAAACACAATCCACTGACATAATTTGGGTCATGTGTTCATGTTCGTCGGTTCAGTGGTTTGAATACGCATTTCTCTTGTACAGTGCCGTCTGAAAGAGCAAAAAGCCATATATTTAGTTATTTCATTGATAACGTGAAAAGATTTGATAACAGAACTGAATTACTTGCACTTCAAATGTCAAAGTAAGTGAAAAGCTAATAAACATTTTGAAGTAATAATTCTTGACTTGGTCGGCTTGCTTTGCAGCCTGTAGCAACTCCTGTGCTCTCCTGATTCATCCTAAGTCATATCAGGAATTCCTCAAGGAGCTCACTGATAACCTCAGTCAGTGGACTGTATAAGGAGAGGTCAATATACAACTCTACATAGCTGGGAGAaactccttcctttccttccacTCAACATTCCCATTAATACTAAGCTCATTGTGAAGTGCCTTACCAGGCTTTCCCTTTGAAGATTTTATTAATAAAAGCTTCTTAATAACCGGATGAAATGGATGTGCCAGGACACCCCAGCCTGAATAATATTTATTGCACTGAACTATTCACTGTTCTTTGGCAGCACCACTCATCAGTGTGTGGAGTGTAACGTTCTCCAagttcctctgtgtgtttccaCTATCCAGGGATGTGCAAATCAGGTGGATTAACAGTAAATTATTCACAATATGGAATACGAGCAGTTGTATTCGGTTCTGTGAtggactggtgacctgtccagggtgtcTCCATGCCTTTCACAGATGCATGTTTTAAGAGGCTTCAGCTCTCTGTGACCTTAAATTAAGAGCAAACTGGCACAACCCAAGCAAAACGTATTCATTGACTAAAAGTGGTAATTGCAGGGTTTGTGAGTTGCAGTGAGAACCTGTTCACAGGTGTACTGACTGTGTGCAAAACATTTCTGTAGcagaaaaaagacacactgtAGCTCCACTAGTTGGAGCCCAACCACTGACAAAAGTGTTAAAATGATCCCAAAAGCAAGGAGGTGATGACGTCCAGCTTTTGATGCTGTTGTCTCTACCAACAGTGTCAATGTCCCAAATGGCTTTTCGATGAACACGGTCATTACCATTACTATTATTTCCCACACACTTCTTTAAATATTGTTATAAACCTACACAGATTAAAGCTGAGAATTGGCAGTTTAATgttgtatgcttttttttttttaaatttccaattCAATGTGCTGAAGTACAGACCCTCAACAAAAAATGTCTCCAAACTGGTCATATACTCACAGTCTGGACTGTATTActcataaacataaaaaacaaatcaaaatactTTACGGTTGTTTAATtaagcataaaaaaacacaatgccaTTTGGATGGTGTGAGCTTCAAAGCGGTGAAAACCGTAAGGGCATCATTGTCAGCAAGGCAATTAtctaaaaaaaagtgagagaactCAGTCTGGTTTTGTCTTGTCTTCCAGTGTGGATTGAACAGTTTCAGCTGACCAGTTCCAGTCTACCCTGTCCTTCCTCCACAGTAGCCTCAGCATCCAGACGTTGACTCTCCCCGTTCCCTCACACTGCTTTCTGTTTGAGTCCCCTTGTCACCTCTGCTTCCTGACACCCCCACCCCGCCTccacaaaataaacaagtgctactgctttttttccccccattgaTCCATCCTTCGGCATACTTTTGGAGTTGTTCCACTCAGCATGCCTGTTTGATcacaatcaacaaaataaacCCAGCCAGAGAGGAGCTAATGACCTCTGATGATGTGTGCACTGTAATAGGACCAAAGATGTGGATTGGAGGTGAAGGAGGCAAATACACTAAACTGTTTGCTGGTCACCAGTAAGAGAAGACAAGTGGGATTAAGATGTAAATGAGTATCTACGAGCAGGTTGAACCTCTGAggagtgtttttttgttaatccAAGGGGATTCTGTATAACAAGGTGTGTGAGCTGCATTCTGTACAATAGCTATTGCTGAAGGATTTAATGGAAATTGCTACAAATGAAATATAGTTAAAACTGACATGAAATTAACTCTTTCAAgcactgtttatttttcaaaaaattgccaATCATTAATTGTGTATGGAAGCAAATAGGGACCATAAGGTTTTAAATCCTATAAGTAAATGAATACCTTTAAATTTACATTGGAACTTAAATACCGCCTAATTAatagcactgaaatattttactttgcaAATCATCTGAATTTATGTGGTCCGAGTTCCCCTCTCGTTTGTCAATTTAAAGTtgtgcaatttatttttaactttttttccagtaaacACTAGTGGTCAAACGTTTTAGTACAACCCCATATTCcaatttttcttgaaatatgaGCGGTTCAAGACCACGGAAAAACCTTAAATTATACAAAGGTAAGCAGTAAACTgcctgaggtaaaaaaaaaaaaaaagaaaaaagaattgaaggtcaccaaaaactgaaaaatcatgtaaatttcatagagAACAGGCTTTTTCACAGCTATTGAAActggttaatttacagctttcttgcagcaatggaagtaaatgaggTCTTGAAAGTTactgcaaacaattcctacaaGTGCCCCGACGTTTTTTAATGACTTACAAATTCTCTATCTGTTAAAATGTAGTGTTGGAACAAattgtgttactacaccctctgatgcattattaggacaatactgtactgtatggaGTAGTGCTGTATATTGctgtcagaatggtgagaaaaaaggCAACTAACAagggaagacagactggttggtcaggtgTTCATcttaaaacccaaaacattagaagaaaagaactggGCGGTGGattcacatgatggaagaccagcacagtctccagacttaaaccacACGGAGCTGGTTtaggatgaactggacagaaggtgaaagcaaacCAACCTACAAGTGCAAGACATTTGTGGGAAATTCTGCAGCAGGTTTGTGACGAACTTTACAAACAAcgtttcatttccattgttgAAAGAATGCCACGAGAGCGTTCAGCTgttgaatgagtcaaaaatttagatttaatttttttaaaaatctttattcgttttatgctttaatttcagaaacaatgagacattacactatgtaaatttcagtaacagcctggaaaaattgaggtgttctaaaacttttgactggtagtgtacATATTTTTAGGGTTCACAAATTTTAGGGTTCATTCAAACTGAAAATCAAAGTAACCAATAATCAAAAactatacataaacataaaacaccacatatgtcaaaataaagtgttttaatatattttacatattttatgtacaaaatataCATGATAATGtataaatagataaaacatATAACACTTGCATAATGGAGCTCACTCCATACTAAAGTTAGAAAATACTATTGTGTACCACCCAGTATGGATGAAATATACTTTGAGTCATTCAACCTTAACAGTCATATCTGGTCAATATTTGTTGTATAAGGCCATGACTAGGAACTCTCAGTTTAATATTTGAACATTAATGTTTatagaaaagaaacagctgAATTAAAAGTTCAAGATTATGCTACACTGCTCCTGTGACTGCAGTGAAACCAGTGATGGGTGGGCCTTCAGTGACAGCCGCACTCTTCAACAATCATGTCCTCGTGATGCCGCAGGGCCAAATCATCGTTCTCGTAGTAAAGCATGGACAGCGGGCTGAGGCGTGTTGGCACACAGGATGGGCAAGTCACTCTTTCTGGATGATGGTGTCGCAAGAGGCTCTGAAACATAGATGAATAATTCATGTAAATAGACCAGCAACTATAGAAAAATGTGTGACTGTTTAAGATTATAAAGAGTTAAATGGGATTAAAAAACCTGGGTCGCCATCTTACCTGCATGTATGCATGGTTGGTGGGATTGAAGGACTCATCCAGTGGTGTAGGACACTCTCCCTCACAGCGATATGCGTTGTAGCGCTTAGGATGCACTATCCACTCATCCCAGCCAATGTGGTCGAAGTCCACCCACATGTCTACCTTCCGACACAGCGGCCTCTGGACCGGCTCTGCTGCTGGCGCAGCAGTAGGTGCAGGTCCCCCGGCCACTCTCATCCTCTCCATTCGGTTCCTTTTGTGGCGTCGACTTTGACTGTCACTGCTGACTCTGTCTGTAGTTACATACTTGGAGTTCTCCACAGTATGAATGAGACTGTAGGCTGCATGGCCCTCTTGAGGCAGGTTATGTTTGGAGAAGATGACCATCATGACCCGGTTCATGGTTGGatggtgtgtttttcttttcttcagtccCAAATTCTTGAAGAGGGACTTGCCAGTTATCTCCCCTTCCTCCCCAGCACCACTCCCATGGTCTGCCTCAGACTCTCCTGAGGCCTCCTGGCTTGACACTCTATCTCCTTGGTACAGCCAGTATTTTAACAGAGTAGTCACATTAAAAACCTTCCAGGATGACTTTGTGCTGCTAGGTGATGTGTCAAAGCTCCCCAAGAAAAGTTGCTCATCCTGGCATGATGAGCTGCCCTGGTCACAGCTCTGCTTCCGGGAGTGATATAACTCCACAGTGGCATGCTTAGAGGCAGAGAAAGCCGGCAGTCCAATCCGGAGTTCTGCCAGCTGGACAAGCTCACTAGTAGAAATGGTTGACATGTCAAATGTGACTGTCCATCTCTCACCCACTTGATGGCAACCTAAAAGTGACACATCTAAATTAGAACTCAGATTCACACAAAACAGTCAGCAGTCTGGATGATTCTGAGCAAACAAGATCCCTGGACAAATGTCAAAACACTGGAGAGGGAGGGTGAACAGAACAGGATGTGTATTGAACCCCCCTGTGCAAGGACGTCTGAGGGCTAATATACACACCCTCTCACATAAAACTGAGAAAGCCTTTAAAGTTGAATAAGCATTTTGACACTTGCTGGGTTGTAAAAAGGGAGGGTCTAATAACACAGATAGTGCACCAACCAAAGAGCTGCTGGAGAATAAATTACAACCAGGAGAAACTAAAATATAGAGCATATAACATGGTTTATATTCAATGAAGTATATAATAACTGTGAAAAATCATAGTAAACTGTTTACTCACCTCTGGCCATCAGACTTAGGACAGAGTCAGAACTGTGCGCTGACAAGTTGTCACCTTGTGTAGTGATGGTGTTGACAGCTACTGGCAATGAGGAATCAGCAGACCTGAAGGAGCGGTACAGCTGCATCATATACAGAGGGTATCTGCTACGATGACTGACTGAGAGATTTCTGAATGCTAAACTGGTCTCGAGGCCTGTCTGATATCTGTGCCCCTGAGTGGAGAAAGCAATTCCAAAAGACCCGAGGAGGAAAGTGCAGAAAACTGTCTGCACTCTGGCcttcattttaactgaaactcacAAAATCTACACAAACaacaatgaaagagagagagagagagaggccaagatctccttccttcctccagcTGGTCTCAGGCTGAAATGATGCTATGTGCAGACGAAGCTCCAGACAGGCCCCTTTATAGTGGACAGCTGCCCTTTGATGACCCCTGACCACTCCAGGCATCTCAACAACCCCTCTGATCATCAGAGCAAATCAGAGgggcagaaaaaagaaaacatttaccCAAGGTCATTGTCCTGTCAAACTGCCTGGCCTTTTATATAAATTCAGGAGCCTAAtccttttgaaatgtaaaaacccATTAACAAATAACGCTTTAAATCTTATACAGCCATTAGCACCTTTCTGTTCCTCAATGGCGGCACAAATAATGTAAAGTTTCACAAATCTTTGGTAATAAAATGcatatcacaaaaaaatttaaa
Above is a genomic segment from Xiphias gladius isolate SHS-SW01 ecotype Sanya breed wild chromosome 19, ASM1685928v1, whole genome shotgun sequence containing:
- the LOC120805843 gene encoding eukaryotic translation initiation factor 4E-binding protein 1-like — encoded protein: MSTDCQKTTAKAIPSTRRVTVNDAEHMPHDYSTTPGGTLFSTTPGGTRIIYDRKFLLGCRSSPVAKTPPRGLPNIPGVTTPPSKDTNEKAHNGEFLNNNNITAPDTNNTGEDAQFEMDI
- the spaw gene encoding southpaw, yielding MKARVQTVFCTFLLGSFGIAFSTQGHRYQTGLETSLAFRNLSVSHRSRYPLYMMQLYRSFRSADSSLPVAVNTITTQGDNLSAHSSDSVLSLMARGCHQVGERWTVTFDMSTISTSELVQLAELRIGLPAFSASKHATVELYHSRKQSCDQGSSSCQDEQLFLGSFDTSPSSTKSSWKVFNVTTLLKYWLYQGDRVSSQEASGESEADHGSGAGEEGEITGKSLFKNLGLKKRKTHHPTMNRVMMVIFSKHNLPQEGHAAYSLIHTVENSKYVTTDRVSSDSQSRRHKRNRMERMRVAGGPAPTAAPAAEPVQRPLCRKVDMWVDFDHIGWDEWIVHPKRYNAYRCEGECPTPLDESFNPTNHAYMQSLLRHHHPERVTCPSCVPTRLSPLSMLYYENDDLALRHHEDMIVEECGCH